The sequence AATAAGGCTGCATCCTATCTGGAACTTGCAGGCCTTGTTGCCAAGAGTTATGAAATGGAAGACATACGTACAAATTTTCCAAGTCAGGTAATGTATGGCTCTTTGCAAACAAAAGAGATTGTTGCAGCCTTTATGAAATATGCAGGGGTTGCACCTAGTCAAGACTTTGTTCAAAGAGCTTATTATTATGGGCTCAAAGTTGCTCATACGGAAAAAGAAGTAGATAGTATTGTAGATAAAAGCATGTGTGAAACACTTTTTGCCTACCCTCCAAACCAATTTAACAATCCTTTTGTTAGTGAAGGGCTTAAATTTATTAACGAAGAGTATGCAAAATCAGAAAATATAAATGAACAACTTAGCATGCAGGCTTGGATGGATGCAAAAATAGCTAAGGATTTGTAAAATATGAAAAAAATGATTCAGATTGTATCTCTTGTGTTTGTGTGTTCAATACCTTTGTTTTCGCAGCAGGTGCGAGAAGTTAATATTTGGGATCAGTTAGCACAAAGAGTATCTAACGACCTAGGTGTTAATAAAATAGCACCTTTAAAACAGTGCCAAGAGTGTAGCAGTATTGACTCTGTAGGTGAGTATGCCGTTGTTGGGAAAAAATCTGGGAAGAGCTTGATGGACTCAGCTTTAGAAGTCATCCAAGAATCAAATCTATCTACAACTCAAAAGAAAGTCTTAATTGCTCTGATAAGTGAAGATACATCATTTGCAGGAGTTACTATTATAGGGGATAACTTGCCAAACCTCTTGTGGGCCTATGCCAATGCTGTGGTGATTGCAACTTCTGAGGGGCTGAATGTTCTTGCAGAGGAAATCATAACAGGTATCAATGATGCTGGAATGAAAATAGAAACTTTTACGCCTAATGAACAGCAATTTATTAGCAATGGCGTCAATATTTTAAAAGAAGCTTTAGCAATATTTTCTCAGACAGTACAATCAAATATTGTTTCCAGCTACAATAACCCATACACTACTGCTTATAAAATTTTTCAAGGTAACCCTGAGCTGCAAATAGGAGGAGGACTTATTACGGTAAACCTTTTGGGAACTCCTTTAGTGCTTTATTTTAATCAAATTAAAGCCTACAACGACTTGTTCATGCTTGCAAATAGCAATTTTGATTTTCAATCAGCAGTTTCAAAATTTGGAGAAAATGGAAAGTATCTTGCTTTGCTATACAATGCAGGAACGATACCGACACAAGCAAAACTTACTACGTTATTAAAGTATGCAAAGCCCTTTGTTGTAGAAGATTTTGTCCTTAGAGCAAAGTACCATGGCGCAGACAAAAATGTGGGGCAGCTTGACTATATTATAGGAAAGGTGCTTGGAGATACGCTAAGAGCAAACCTTCCTGCAGATTTTGGTAAGCTTATGCTTCCTATCCAAATCATCAATAGCAATTATGCAACGCCTGCAGGGGCTGAGCAAACAATGAATATAACAACACTTGTTGCAGAATTGCAGTTATGATTATTCTTTAGTATGAATATGACCCACTGGGCTATTTTCTTCCCAAATGATTGCATCGCCAATATTCACATTGTGTTTTTTAAACCAGCCTATGGGTACTTCTAAGGCATAAAGAGTAGGGTGTTTAGCTTGTTTCCCATGCAATGCAAAAAACTTTCTAACAGGATCTTCAGGAGGATAGAGGTTTAAATCTTCAAGAGTCTTTATAGGTCTTTTAGGATCCATCATCATGGGGTAGGCTTTTAAATCGTGAATCTCTTGAATAATCTTATCTTTATCAATAAAAGCAACAGATAGATCAATTAAACAATTAAACATCCAAAAGCTGGGAAAGCCTGGCGTTGTAGAGATAAAGAGTACTCCATCATCTTCGGGAAGGTAGGGAACATTCATTACTCCCCAAGCACGCTCTTCCTCGGTTGTACAGTAATGAAGGTTTAGTGTAATCGTTTTGCTAAATAAGCTAAGAGGCAAAGCAATTATTAAAAATAGGTATTTCATTTGACTGTTTCTCAAAAAAGTTGTAACGTCACATTTTTAATCAATAGGGGATTAATATGCAAAAAATAACAAAAACTACATGCATAGTCTTTACAATGGTTTCTGCGTTATCCGTGTTAATGCCATTGAATGCACAATTTCAACGACCTAATCAAGCAAATGACTTTAAAATTCAATATAATCCAGCTCTTACTTTCTTGCGAGGAGGGCTTTTAGCGATTGCAGAACGTCAGAATATGGAGAGTCCAAATGCGTTTCCAAAGTTTATAGGCTTTGCTTTGGATAACTTAAGCAAAAATGGCGCATCATTAAATGCACGCCAGATGGCTACTATGAAGAGCCTTTTGAATTCCGGACCTCTTGTACAAGGAACACCCGTTTTTTTTCATGCAAGTATTGTTGCATCGCTTAATGGATCAGGCTTTTTCTCCTATGCAAAGGCTCTTGAAGCAAGGAATGAAAGTTTACCTCAAAATTTGGAAGAGTTTACAAATATATTAGCGCCTATTCTTGCGGATCAAAATAATATAAGATCTGACTTTAGGCCGCAAATGCAGGCAATTATAGCCTTAAATATAGATCCTAGTCTTGGAGATCAAATTGCTTTTGATGCTAGAAGTGGTAGGCCATTTCCTATAAGCCCTGTCTTGGCAGAGGGCCTTATGGTAGCAGCACGTACAGCAGGAAATAAGGAAATGGAATTTGCTCCTGTAACACAGTCTTTGAATATCAAAGTAGATCCAAACATTCCATCTCAATTTGGTGGTTTTGTGAAAGAGCTAAATGCTAGCTTATCTTCAGAGCGTATACACCAAATGAATGATATAATGCCGCGTTTGAATCTTGAAGGGCAAGCAGCTTTATTACATCATATGCAGTTTATCAGTTTAGAAAGTATGCCCATTGAACAACAAGCACAAAATTTCAAAATGGAAATGGCTACTAACGTATTTTCTCAGCCTCCAGAAAATTTTAGGGATCACTTTGATATGACATTTTCTGCGTTAGAAGGGTTTGCTCATCGTTATCCAAGAATGCAAGAGCTTCCTCAAAACTTTAATTCCAGTATAGAAAATATTGTGGATTCTTGGCAGAAAATGCATGTAGAGAGGACTCTAGTCCCTCAATCAGGGCAAGAGAGGCTTGAATTACAGCCTACAGCACCAATTGCACCTATAGAAGATGAGAAATAATATTAGACTTCTTGCATAATT is a genomic window of Chlamydiales bacterium containing:
- a CDS encoding DUF192 domain-containing protein, which translates into the protein MKYLFLIIALPLSLFSKTITLNLHYCTTEEERAWGVMNVPYLPEDDGVLFISTTPGFPSFWMFNCLIDLSVAFIDKDKIIQEIHDLKAYPMMMDPKRPIKTLEDLNLYPPEDPVRKFFALHGKQAKHPTLYALEVPIGWFKKHNVNIGDAIIWEENSPVGHIHTKE